A window of Microbacterium hominis genomic DNA:
AAGGAGGAGCTGCGGCCGGTGATGGTCGGCATGCAGTACTTCTTCCAGCTCAACACCGCGTGGGGAGAGGTGATGGCGTACACCTCGCTCATCACGATCCCGGTGCTGATCGTCTTCCTCGTCTTCCAGCGGGCGTTCGTGAGCAGCATCGCGGCGAGCGGGGTCAAGGGATGATCGATGAGGATGCCGCGGTGCCGCGCTTCGCGGTGGTGGGCGAGGCGCTCGTCGACATCGTCCACCGCGGCGGCGCACCCGATGTCGAGCTTCCGGGAGGGAGCTGCGCGAACGTCGCGCTCGCGCTCGGGCGGCTGGGCCGACACCCGATCCTGCTCACCGCGCTCGGTGCGGATGCGCGCGGCGAGCGCCTCCGCGGCTGGCTCGACGCGTCGGGGGTGACGGTGCACGCCGCGCCGCTGCCACGGACCTCGACCGCGACGGCTGTCCTCGGCGCGGACGGGTCGGCGACGTACGACTTCGACGTCGACTGGACGCTCGAGTCGGCGCCGCTGCGCGATTCGCTGTCGGCGGATGTCGTGCACGTGGGCTCGCTGTCGGCGCTCCTTGCGCCGGGCTCCGAGCACGTCGCCCGGCTCGCGAGCCGGTGCCGCGACGAGTCGCTCGTGAGCTACGACCTCAACATCCGTCCGGCGCTCCTGCCCGATCGTGCGGCCGCGACGGCACGCGTGGACGCGATGATCGCGTCGGCGGATGTCGTCAAGGCCAGTGACGAGGACGCCGCCTGGCTGGATCCGGATGCCGACCCGCTCGACATCGCGCGCGGCTGGCTGGAGCGCGGCGCAGCCCTGGCCGTGGTCACCCTCGGCGCCCAGGGCGTCATCGCCGTCTCCGACCGCGACGTGCTCGAGGTCCCCGCCGCGCAGACGGCCGTCGCCGACACGATCGGCGCCGGCGACACGTTCATGGCTGCGCTGCTGGACGGGCTGGCCGCGCTCGGATTCTTCGGAGCCGCTGCGCGGGAACCGCTGCGCGGCATCCCCGCCGGCGACCTCGAGGCGCTGCTGCGTCACGCCGCGGCGGCGGCCGCGGTGACGGTCTCCCGACCCGGAGCCGACCCGCCGTGGCGCGCCGAGCTCCCCGACTCACCACTCACCTCTCTCGTGCGCGATGCGCGCATCTGACCTCGAAGGACTCCCCGTGTTCGATCTCCCCGGTTCCTGGGTCTGGGACTTCTGGTTCGCCGACGACGGCGAGCAGTACCACCTCTTCTTCCTCTACGCGTCGCGCGCGCTCCACGATCCGGATGCCCGCCACTACCGCGCCTCCATCGGCCACGCCGTCTCCGACGATCTCGTCGAGTGGACCCAGGTCGCCGACGCGCTGGTGCGCAGCGACGCCCCCGCGTTCGACGATCTCGCCACCTGGACCGGCTCGATCGTGCGTCACCCCGACGGCACGTGGTTCCTCTTCTACACCGGCTCCACGCTCGCCCCCGACGGCAAGAACGTGCAGCGGGTGGGATACGCGACCTCCACCGACCTGCACACCTGGACCAAGTCGGAAGCCCCGGTGCTCGAAGCCGCGGCGCCCTGGTACGAGACCCTCGACAGCGGTGCATGGCACGACGAGGCGTTCCGCGACCCCTGGGTGTTCGCCGATCCCGATGGCGACGGCTGGCACATGCTCATCACGGCGCGCGCAGCGCGCGGGCCCGTCGACGGGCGTGGGGTCATCGGCCACGCCTGGTCGCCCGATCTGCGTCGCTGGGAGCTGCGGGAGCCGCTCAGCGCGCCGAGCGAGCGCGGATTCGGGCAGCTCGAGGTGGCGCAGGTGGAGATCGTGGACGGACGCCCGGTGCTGCTGTTCTCGTGCCTCGCCGAGCACGCGACGCCCACCCGCCGGGCCGCGCGCGGCGGCACGTGGGCGGTTCCCGCCGACGGGCTGCTCGGCCCCTACGACATCGAGGGGGCGTACCCCCTCACCGACGAGAGCCTCTACGTCGGACGCCTGATCCGTCGTCGCTCCGACGGCCGGTGGATGCTGTGCGCGTTCCGCAACGTCGGACCCGACGGGCGCTTCTCTGGCGGCATCACCGACCCCATGCCGGTGCGGTGGGCGGGGGACCGGCTGACCGTCTCGCTTCCCGACGCCGCCGGTGTCGGCGCCGACCGCTCGATCGGAGTCGCCGCCGGCTGACCCGGCCCACCCCAGGAAGGACGACGATGTCCCCTCTCCCTCTCCACCCCGCCCGCCGTCGTGGCGCGGCGCTGCTGATCACCGCACTCCTCGGCGTCGGCGCCGCGGGAGGCTCGGCCGCTGCGGCCGGTGCTCCCGCGCGCGCGGACGAGCCGTCGGACCAGTACCGGGCGCAGTACCACTTCACGGTGCCCGACCACTGGAAGAACGACCCGCAGCGGCCCGTCTACGTCGACGGGGAGTTCCGCTACTACTACCTGTACAACGCGGATTACAACGCCGACCCGAGCGCGAACTTCGGCACCGAGTGGCGGCTCGCGACGACGCGCGATGGCGTGGTCTTCGCCGACCAGGGGGTCGCGGCTCCGAAGAAGACCACTGCGAACTACGACCTGTGGTCGGGCTCGGCGGTCGTCGATCACGACGGCACCGCCGGGTTCGGCGCCGGTGCGGTGGTGATGCTCGTGACCCAGATGGATCACCCCACCCCGGCGCAGCAGGAGGACGCCTCCGGGCCGCAGGCGCAGTTCCTCTGGTACTCCATCGACGGCGGGCGCACCTTCCGCCCGCACGGCGAAGACCCGGTGATCCCCAACGGCGGGCGCGCGGATTTCCGCGATCCGAAGGTGGTGTGGGACGACGAGCGCGGACAGTGGGTGGCGCTCATCGCGGAGCGCGATCGTGTGAGCTTCTACACCTCGCCCGATCTGCGCACGTGGCAGCGGACGGGGGAGTGGGTCGACGACGGCATCGGCACGATCGAATGCCCCGACCTCTTCCGCATGCGCGCCGACGACGGGACGCTCACGTGGGTCATGGGCGTGAGCGCGAACGGGTATGCCACCGGCGAGCCGGCGACCTTCGCCTACTGGACGGGCGACTTCGACGGCGCGGTGTTCACCCCTCACGACGCGGCGCCCCAATGGCTCGACCACGGTTTCGACTGGTACGGCGCGGTGACGTGGGAGGACCCGGTCCAACCGCTCGATCAGCGGTACGCGATCGCGTGGATGAACAACTGGGACTACGCCCACCGCACGCCGACGTTCGCGTCGGACGGCTTCAACGGCACCGACTCGATCACCCGGTCGGTGCGGCTCGTGCGCAACGGCGACCGCCACAGCCTCGTCTCCCGGCCTGTCGACGCGCTGCAGGACATCGCGACACGCACCGTCGAGCTCGGCGACCTCGACGTCGACGGATTCCTCCCACTCGCGTACGAAGGGACGGCCTACCAGGTCGATGTCGACGTCGCCTGGGATGCCGCCACGAACGTCGGGCTCCAGCTGCGACGGTCCGCCGACGGTACGCGTCACGCCGACGTCGGCGTGACGGAGTCGTACTCGTATCTGAACCGCGGGCAGACCGGCCACCCCGCGGACACGTGGAAGCGCGAGAGCCGCGCGGCCTTCGACGCGTCGGGCGGAACGGTGCACCTGCGCATCCTCGTCGACCGCTCCACGATCGAGGTCTTCGTCGACGACGGACTCGTGGTGCACTCGAGCCAGGTGTTCGCGCCGCCGGGCGACGACGGTCTGGCGCTGTACACGGTCGACGGACCGGCCCGCTTCGAGGATCTGACGATCACCGAGTTCGCGAGCGTGGCGCAGCGGCCCGCGCGTCCGATCGCCGGGTTCGAGGGCGACTGGTGGGGCGAGGGCTGGACGGCCACCGGCGACTTCACGTCGGCGGCGCCGACGCCCTCCGATCTGCCCGGGCAGGTGGGCGATCAGGTCGCCGACACGTTCGCGGGCGGCGGGGATGCCGCGACGGGGACGATCACCTCGCCGCCGTTCGTGATCGACCGCGACGCGCTCCACTTCCTCCTCGGCGGCGGCCGGCACCCGCTCGGGGTGGAGCCGGCGACGTCGGTGCAGCTCCTCATCGACGGTGTACCCGTGCGGACCGCGACGGGCGATGACTCAGGGCGCCTGCGGCACGTGGAGTGGGACGTGCGCGACCTCGCGGGCCGGAGCGCGCAGTTCCAGATTCTCGACGATGCGACGGGCGATTGGGGGCACCTGATGGTCGACCACGTCGTCCTCTCCGACTGACGTGACTCTGTCAACCCCCCGCCGTCCGACGGGTGCGCGGGCGCGGGCTGTGGCACCATGACGCCATGGCCCAGCCCCACGTCGAAGATGACAGCGCCGACAGCCCCGGCCCGGTGACCGCACGCCCCGACCCCGACGCGAGGCGGCTGCCCGCGCTCATCGCGGGAGTCGCCGCCGCCGTCCTGTTCGTGGCGCTGAGGTTCGTCGTCGCCCTCGACGGCGGCGCGCCGTTGCCGATCGACGCCTGGTGGGCGTCGACGATGCAGGACCTGCAATCGCCGGTCTGGCTCTTCGTGGCGTGGGTGCCGGCGATCGTCGGGGGCACCATCGGGATGATCGTGATCGGCGTGGTGATCATCGCGGTCTTCCTCATCCGGAAGCGACGATGGGATGCCGCCAATGTCGCCGCTGCCATGGTCGTGGTCGTCGCCATCGGCGCTCCGCTGGCGTCGGTGATCGGTCGGCAGCGGCCGGACTGGTCGCTGGCCGAGAGCGTGCCGACGTCGTTCCCGTCGGGCCATACGGCGGTGGCGACGACGGTCACTCTCACGCTCGCCCTCCTGCTGCGGCGCTGGTACGTGTGGGCTGGAGCGGTCACCTGGATCGTGCTCATGATGTGGAGTCGCACGTACCTCGGGGCGCACTGGTTGAGCGATGTGTTCGCGGGGATGCTGGAGGGCATCGCCGTCTCGATGCTCGTGTGGGTGGCGATCGAGGCGCTGCGCGACCGCCGCGCGCTGCGACGAGAGGCACAACTCTGAGGTTTGCGCAAGACCCCCTCCCGCGGAGGCGACGGGTCGATAGTCTCGCGCCATGAGCACAGCCAAATCCGCCGCCCGCACCGCCCAGGACTCGACCGCCTTCCGGGTGGTGGCCCGCGTCGGCTACGTCGTTCTCGGCATCCTCCACATCATCATCGGGGCGATCGCGGTCTCCATCGCCATCGGCGGAGGAGGCGGTGAGGCTGATCAGGGCGGTGCCATGGAGCAGATCCGGCAGACGCCGCTGGGTGTGGCGCTCCTGTGGGCCATCGTCCTGGGTCTGGTGGCACTCGCCATCTGGCAGATCGCCGAGGCCGTGCTCGAACGGGACTCCGATGCGAAGAAGAAGTGGGGCCATCGCATCAAGATGGTCGGCACCGCGATCGTGTACCTCGCGATCGCCTGGACGGCCCTCGTGTACGCGCTCGGCGGCAGCTCCGACTCCTCGGAGACCTCGCAGACCTTCACCGCGCAGCTGATGG
This region includes:
- a CDS encoding PfkB family carbohydrate kinase gives rise to the protein MIDEDAAVPRFAVVGEALVDIVHRGGAPDVELPGGSCANVALALGRLGRHPILLTALGADARGERLRGWLDASGVTVHAAPLPRTSTATAVLGADGSATYDFDVDWTLESAPLRDSLSADVVHVGSLSALLAPGSEHVARLASRCRDESLVSYDLNIRPALLPDRAAATARVDAMIASADVVKASDEDAAWLDPDADPLDIARGWLERGAALAVVTLGAQGVIAVSDRDVLEVPAAQTAVADTIGAGDTFMAALLDGLAALGFFGAAAREPLRGIPAGDLEALLRHAAAAAAVTVSRPGADPPWRAELPDSPLTSLVRDARI
- a CDS encoding family 43 glycosylhydrolase, producing the protein MFDLPGSWVWDFWFADDGEQYHLFFLYASRALHDPDARHYRASIGHAVSDDLVEWTQVADALVRSDAPAFDDLATWTGSIVRHPDGTWFLFYTGSTLAPDGKNVQRVGYATSTDLHTWTKSEAPVLEAAAPWYETLDSGAWHDEAFRDPWVFADPDGDGWHMLITARAARGPVDGRGVIGHAWSPDLRRWELREPLSAPSERGFGQLEVAQVEIVDGRPVLLFSCLAEHATPTRRAARGGTWAVPADGLLGPYDIEGAYPLTDESLYVGRLIRRRSDGRWMLCAFRNVGPDGRFSGGITDPMPVRWAGDRLTVSLPDAAGVGADRSIGVAAG
- a CDS encoding glycoside hydrolase family 32 protein produces the protein MSPLPLHPARRRGAALLITALLGVGAAGGSAAAAGAPARADEPSDQYRAQYHFTVPDHWKNDPQRPVYVDGEFRYYYLYNADYNADPSANFGTEWRLATTRDGVVFADQGVAAPKKTTANYDLWSGSAVVDHDGTAGFGAGAVVMLVTQMDHPTPAQQEDASGPQAQFLWYSIDGGRTFRPHGEDPVIPNGGRADFRDPKVVWDDERGQWVALIAERDRVSFYTSPDLRTWQRTGEWVDDGIGTIECPDLFRMRADDGTLTWVMGVSANGYATGEPATFAYWTGDFDGAVFTPHDAAPQWLDHGFDWYGAVTWEDPVQPLDQRYAIAWMNNWDYAHRTPTFASDGFNGTDSITRSVRLVRNGDRHSLVSRPVDALQDIATRTVELGDLDVDGFLPLAYEGTAYQVDVDVAWDAATNVGLQLRRSADGTRHADVGVTESYSYLNRGQTGHPADTWKRESRAAFDASGGTVHLRILVDRSTIEVFVDDGLVVHSSQVFAPPGDDGLALYTVDGPARFEDLTITEFASVAQRPARPIAGFEGDWWGEGWTATGDFTSAAPTPSDLPGQVGDQVADTFAGGGDAATGTITSPPFVIDRDALHFLLGGGRHPLGVEPATSVQLLIDGVPVRTATGDDSGRLRHVEWDVRDLAGRSAQFQILDDATGDWGHLMVDHVVLSD
- a CDS encoding phosphatase PAP2 family protein, with amino-acid sequence MAQPHVEDDSADSPGPVTARPDPDARRLPALIAGVAAAVLFVALRFVVALDGGAPLPIDAWWASTMQDLQSPVWLFVAWVPAIVGGTIGMIVIGVVIIAVFLIRKRRWDAANVAAAMVVVVAIGAPLASVIGRQRPDWSLAESVPTSFPSGHTAVATTVTLTLALLLRRWYVWAGAVTWIVLMMWSRTYLGAHWLSDVFAGMLEGIAVSMLVWVAIEALRDRRALRREAQL
- a CDS encoding DUF1206 domain-containing protein; this translates as MSTAKSAARTAQDSTAFRVVARVGYVVLGILHIIIGAIAVSIAIGGGGGEADQGGAMEQIRQTPLGVALLWAIVLGLVALAIWQIAEAVLERDSDAKKKWGHRIKMVGTAIVYLAIAWTALVYALGGSSDSSETSQTFTAQLMATPGGVFLVALVGLVVLGIGIAFIVRGLTRAFEKYLALPPEPARKGIVTFGVVGYVAKGIAIGVAGILFVVAALTHNPEQAGGLDAALHTLAGLPFGPVILWIVGAGLVIYGIFCFARARYAKM